The Alkalibacter rhizosphaerae genomic sequence ACATTTCCAGTTCTCTTTCTCCGCGTTGGATGGCTTCCAACATGGCCCGTTTTTCTTGGCGCAGTTTATACCAGTTATCATGAGCCGTTTCCGTCTGTTGTTTCTTTTCTTGTATGGCTTCTGCTCCGTAGGAATCCAGGATCCCAAGATGTTCCTCCCGGTTCAAGATCAAATTATGATCTCGTTGGCTATGTATGTCCACCAGCTGATCTCCCACTTTTTTCAAATCGGAAACCGTGACCATCATGCCGTTGACACGACAAACATTGCGGCCATTCTCATGGAGTTCGCGATAAAGGATCAACGATCCTTCCACCTCGATCCCCATGGCATCCATTACTTTTTTCAAGTTATCTGGTACGATCTTATGAAAAAATTCTGCTTGCACCACCAGCCGGTCTTTCCCTGTCTGGATCATTTCCCGGCTTCCTCGGGCACCCAATACCATCATCAAGGCATTGATGATGATGGATTTTCCCGCACCGGTTTCTCCTGTGAGTACGTTGAGTCCCGGCTCAAATTCCATGCACAAATTGTCGATCAAAGCGTAGTTTTTAATATTCAATTCCGCGAGCATGGTTCACCACCCGGTTTTATTTAGTCAATTTCTTGAACTTCTCCATTGCCGGCATTACCTGTTCCTGTTCTCGAATAGCGACAAATATGGTATCGTCTCCTGCCAGACATCCAACGATTTCCGGCCACTCCAGCGAATCTACTGCTACAGAAGCGGCCATGGCAGCTCCCGAAAAAGTCTTCAAGATCACCAGGTTGCCGCTGTGGTCCACACTGATCACCGATTCGCGAAAAACATTCACGATTCGTTCATTCATCTGACTGTTGTTTTCTTTGAAGGACGCATAGTGATAAGATCCTCCGGACCCCATTATTTTGATCAGCCGCAATTCCTTGATGTCTCGAGATACGGTCGCCTGGGTCACATTGAACCCCAGATCTTTCAATTTTGTCGCCAATTCTTCCTGGGTCTCGATTTGATTGGATTCGATAAGCTCCAGAATTTTTTCCTGACGTTCTGATTTCATAGATTCTCTCCTCGTACCGTTGGATCTAGATCCGTTCGGATAGTTTTTTTCGTAAGATGTTAAAGAAATTATACTC encodes the following:
- a CDS encoding arginine repressor, which produces MKSERQEKILELIESNQIETQEELATKLKDLGFNVTQATVSRDIKELRLIKIMGSGGSYHYASFKENNSQMNERIVNVFRESVISVDHSGNLVILKTFSGAAMAASVAVDSLEWPEIVGCLAGDDTIFVAIREQEQVMPAMEKFKKLTK